In one Streptomyces sp. T12 genomic region, the following are encoded:
- a CDS encoding sugar ABC transporter substrate-binding protein yields the protein MNARTPHTSAVRRIGIAIAASCSALSLTACGVIDGIGGGDSSASPEKGDDITVGLLLPDKDTARFEKFDYPLIKKEVAALTDGKGKVDYANAEASTDKQSQQFQQMIDDQVDVILVDALDSKAIASDVQKAKDAGIPVIAYDRLAEGPIDAYVSHDNELVGEVQGRSLIQELGSKAASSKVVMMNGDPDDPNTARFKRGALDELEGEVDIVKQYDTDKWSPEVAKANMEKAIKAVGLGNIAAVYSANDGMAGAVIDALKEAGAAKIPPVTGQDANLDAVQRIVAGEQFMTVYKSFLLEATNAAKMAVYKVQGRDIEFDALTQDSVDSPTQENIPAQLVSVVALTKDNIEDTVIQDGVYTVKQICTAEYAADCAAIGLK from the coding sequence GTGAACGCTCGTACCCCCCACACCTCGGCCGTACGTCGCATCGGCATAGCCATCGCCGCGTCCTGTTCGGCCCTTTCGCTCACCGCGTGCGGTGTCATCGACGGTATCGGGGGCGGTGACAGCTCGGCGTCGCCTGAGAAGGGCGACGACATCACGGTGGGTCTTCTCCTGCCGGACAAGGACACGGCGCGGTTCGAGAAGTTCGACTACCCCCTCATCAAGAAGGAAGTCGCCGCCCTCACCGACGGCAAGGGCAAGGTCGACTACGCCAACGCCGAGGCGAGCACGGACAAGCAGAGCCAGCAGTTCCAGCAGATGATCGACGACCAGGTGGACGTGATCCTGGTGGACGCGCTGGACTCCAAGGCCATCGCGTCGGACGTGCAGAAGGCCAAGGACGCGGGCATTCCGGTCATCGCCTACGACCGGCTCGCCGAGGGGCCGATCGACGCGTACGTCTCGCACGACAACGAACTCGTCGGCGAGGTGCAGGGCCGCTCACTCATCCAGGAACTCGGCTCGAAGGCCGCGTCCAGCAAGGTCGTCATGATGAACGGCGACCCCGACGACCCGAACACGGCGCGGTTCAAGAGGGGAGCCCTCGACGAGCTCGAGGGCGAGGTGGACATCGTCAAGCAGTACGACACCGACAAGTGGTCGCCCGAGGTCGCCAAGGCGAACATGGAGAAGGCGATCAAGGCCGTCGGGCTGGGGAACATCGCCGCCGTCTACTCGGCGAACGACGGCATGGCCGGCGCCGTCATCGACGCGCTGAAGGAGGCGGGCGCCGCCAAGATCCCGCCGGTGACCGGGCAGGACGCGAATCTGGACGCGGTGCAGCGGATCGTCGCGGGCGAGCAGTTCATGACCGTGTACAAGTCGTTCCTGCTGGAGGCGACCAACGCCGCCAAGATGGCCGTGTACAAGGTCCAGGGACGCGACATCGAGTTCGACGCGCTGACCCAGGACTCGGTCGACAGCCCGACGCAGGAGAACATCCCGGCACAGCTGGTGTCGGTGGTCGCCCTCACGAAGGACAACATCGAGGACACGGTGATCCAGGACGGCGTCTACACCGTCAAGCAGATCTGCACCGCCGAGTACGCGGCGGACTGCGCGGCGATCGGCCTGAAGTAG
- a CDS encoding LysR family transcriptional regulator — translation MTLDDLRVFVAVCRAGSLSSVARELGCTQSAVSQHVKRLERETGVALLERQPRGVVPTQAGRVLEAAAAEGISGLDLAVRTLRDLVDGESGYVRVATGATTVRHFMSEAVVAYRRRHPKVNLEFRTVSSGRGSFDALADGTLDLAWITLGPPVRGIEQRPVVELPWVLAVRADDPLAERPYVDVEADLRDVRLIRLPPNSASAAHLDAACAELGVRFAHDTSVADWDTALLLAELGVGRAVVPALPGLHVPVPVPGSVSGGSDIDGHRDLRLIPLPSLRPLPVGWAVRRWDALSPPARAFADLVEGHRRGARR, via the coding sequence GTGACCCTCGATGACCTACGTGTGTTCGTGGCCGTGTGCCGGGCCGGGAGTCTCAGTTCGGTGGCTCGGGAGCTGGGGTGCACCCAGTCGGCGGTGAGTCAGCATGTGAAGCGGCTGGAGCGGGAGACCGGGGTCGCGTTGCTGGAGCGGCAGCCTCGGGGGGTCGTACCGACGCAGGCGGGGCGGGTCCTGGAGGCGGCTGCCGCCGAGGGGATATCCGGGCTGGATCTGGCGGTACGCACGCTGCGGGATCTCGTCGACGGCGAGAGCGGGTACGTGCGCGTGGCGACGGGGGCGACGACCGTACGGCACTTCATGTCGGAGGCGGTCGTCGCGTACCGGCGGCGGCATCCCAAGGTCAACCTGGAGTTCCGCACGGTGAGTTCGGGCCGCGGCAGCTTCGACGCGCTGGCCGACGGCACGCTCGACCTGGCCTGGATCACCCTCGGCCCGCCGGTGCGCGGCATCGAGCAGCGGCCGGTGGTGGAGCTGCCGTGGGTGCTGGCGGTACGGGCCGACGATCCGCTCGCCGAGCGGCCGTACGTCGATGTCGAGGCCGACCTTCGGGACGTACGGCTGATCCGGCTGCCACCGAACTCCGCCTCGGCCGCTCATCTGGACGCCGCCTGTGCCGAGTTGGGCGTCCGGTTCGCGCACGACACGAGCGTCGCCGACTGGGACACGGCGCTGCTGCTGGCCGAGCTGGGGGTCGGGCGGGCGGTGGTCCCCGCACTGCCCGGACTGCACGTCCCCGTCCCCGTCCCCGGCTCCGTCTCCGGCGGCAGCGACATCGACGGCCACCGCGATCTGCGCCTGATCCCCCTGCCCTCCCTACGGCCCCTGCCCGTCGGCTGGGCCGTACGCCGCTGGGACGCGCTCAGCCCGCCGGCCCGGGCGTTCGCGGATCTGGTGGAGGGCCACCGCCGGGGCGCGCGGCGCTGA
- a CDS encoding DUF6817 domain-containing protein: MSTPTVRAESLLEDLGAETIPHPGGTLLAHLRRVQSRLALWNARPALQLAGLCHAFYGTDGFPKPLLPLDRRSELEGIIGAEAESIVYFYGACDRKATYPTLADQGSDVRDRFTGRSRTPDTRLRRDFAELTAANELDLTDHDPAFRERYGADLLALFRRFRPLLSEAAWRDCLTLDFTGQSRHIRISDTTSGLADGPGGSGDHDH, translated from the coding sequence GTGTCGACTCCCACGGTTCGAGCCGAGTCCCTGCTGGAGGATCTCGGTGCCGAGACCATCCCGCACCCGGGCGGCACTCTCCTCGCCCACCTGCGCCGGGTACAGTCCCGCCTCGCCCTCTGGAACGCCCGCCCGGCGCTTCAACTCGCCGGTCTCTGCCATGCGTTCTACGGCACCGACGGCTTCCCGAAGCCCCTGCTGCCTCTCGACCGTCGGAGCGAGCTGGAAGGGATCATCGGCGCGGAGGCGGAGTCGATCGTGTACTTCTACGGTGCCTGCGACCGCAAGGCCACGTATCCGACCCTCGCGGACCAGGGCTCTGACGTCCGCGACCGCTTCACGGGCCGCTCCCGCACACCGGACACCCGCCTCCGTCGCGACTTCGCCGAGCTCACCGCCGCCAACGAACTCGACCTCACCGACCACGATCCCGCGTTCCGCGAGCGCTACGGGGCCGACCTGCTCGCCCTGTTCCGCCGCTTCCGGCCGTTGTTGAGCGAGGCGGCCTGGAGGGACTGCCTGACGCTTGACTTCACAGGGCAGTCGCGCCACATTCGCATTTCTGACACAACGTCAGGGTTGGCGGACGGGCCAGGCGGGAGCGGCGATCATGACCACTGA
- the kstD gene encoding 3-oxosteroid 1-dehydrogenase, producing MTTDGNPSRRHVLAAGAVGTAVALGVAGAAQQSAHAADLPLLGTYDVVVVGSGAAGMTAALTAAKQGLSCVVLEKAPTFGGSAARSGAGIWIPHNSVILAAGVPDTPAKAATYLAAVVGPDVPVERQQAFLAHGPAMLSFVMANSPLRFRWMEGYSDYYPELPGGLANGRSIEPDQLDGNLLGAELGRLNPPYMDVPTGMVVFSADYKWLALAAVNAKGAAVAAQCLGRGTAAALRGEKPLTMGQSLAAGLRLGLRSAGVPVWLGTPLTDLYVESGAVAGAVVTRDGSPALVRARRGVIVGSGGFEHNAAMREHYQRGPIGTDWTVGAKENTGDGIQAGARLGAALGLMDDAWWGPAIPLPDQPYFCLAERTLPGGLLVNAAGARFVNEAAPYSDVVHTMYDVHDTSPAIPSWLIVDQHYRDRYLFKDVLPALPLPDAWYDSGAAHKAWTLDALATSIGVPATALRTTVDRFNSQALRGEDPDFHRGDSAYDHYYTDPSVLPDSCLAPLWLPPYYAFRIVPGDLGTKGGLLTDARARVLREDGSVIRGLYAAGNASAAVMGHSYAGAGSTIGPAMTFGYIAARDIAGSR from the coding sequence ATGACCACTGACGGGAACCCCTCGCGAAGACACGTACTCGCCGCTGGCGCCGTGGGCACGGCCGTGGCCCTCGGGGTCGCGGGAGCGGCCCAACAGAGCGCCCACGCCGCCGACTTACCCCTCCTCGGCACGTACGACGTCGTGGTCGTCGGCTCGGGCGCCGCCGGCATGACCGCCGCCCTGACCGCCGCCAAGCAGGGCCTGAGCTGTGTGGTGCTGGAGAAGGCACCCACCTTCGGCGGGTCCGCCGCCCGGTCCGGGGCCGGGATCTGGATTCCCCACAACTCGGTGATCCTGGCGGCCGGCGTCCCGGACACGCCCGCGAAGGCCGCCACCTACCTCGCCGCCGTGGTCGGGCCGGACGTTCCCGTCGAGCGGCAGCAGGCCTTCCTCGCCCACGGCCCGGCGATGCTCTCCTTCGTCATGGCCAACAGCCCACTGCGCTTCCGCTGGATGGAGGGGTACAGCGACTACTACCCCGAGCTGCCCGGCGGCCTGGCGAACGGCCGCTCCATCGAGCCCGACCAACTGGACGGCAACCTGCTGGGCGCCGAACTGGGCCGGCTGAACCCGCCGTACATGGACGTGCCGACCGGCATGGTCGTCTTCAGCGCGGACTACAAGTGGCTGGCCCTGGCCGCGGTGAACGCCAAGGGAGCCGCCGTGGCGGCACAGTGCCTGGGGCGCGGGACGGCGGCGGCCCTGCGGGGTGAGAAGCCGCTGACCATGGGGCAGTCGCTGGCGGCCGGCCTGCGCCTCGGGCTGCGGTCGGCCGGTGTGCCGGTGTGGCTCGGCACACCGCTGACCGACCTGTACGTGGAGAGCGGCGCCGTAGCCGGTGCGGTCGTCACCCGGGACGGCAGCCCCGCCCTGGTCCGCGCCCGCCGGGGCGTGATCGTCGGCTCGGGCGGCTTCGAGCACAACGCGGCGATGCGCGAGCACTACCAGCGCGGGCCCATCGGCACGGACTGGACGGTGGGTGCGAAGGAGAACACCGGCGACGGCATCCAGGCGGGCGCACGGCTCGGCGCCGCCCTCGGCCTCATGGACGACGCCTGGTGGGGCCCCGCGATCCCGCTCCCCGACCAGCCGTACTTCTGCCTGGCCGAACGCACCCTCCCCGGCGGCCTGCTGGTCAACGCCGCCGGCGCCCGCTTCGTCAACGAGGCCGCCCCCTACAGCGACGTCGTCCACACGATGTACGACGTGCACGACACCAGCCCGGCCATCCCGTCCTGGCTGATCGTCGACCAGCACTACCGCGACCGCTACCTCTTCAAGGACGTCCTGCCGGCCCTGCCCTTGCCCGACGCCTGGTACGACTCGGGCGCCGCGCACAAGGCCTGGACCCTGGACGCGCTCGCCACCTCGATCGGCGTCCCGGCGACGGCCCTGCGCACCACGGTGGACCGCTTCAACTCCCAGGCGCTGCGCGGCGAGGACCCCGACTTCCACCGGGGCGACAGCGCCTACGACCACTACTACACGGACCCGTCCGTCCTCCCCGACTCCTGCCTGGCCCCGCTCTGGCTCCCTCCCTACTACGCCTTCCGGATCGTCCCGGGCGACCTCGGCACGAAGGGCGGCCTCCTCACGGACGCCCGTGCCCGCGTCCTGCGGGAGGACGGCTCGGTGATCCGGGGCCTGTACGCCGCCGGCAACGCGAGCGCGGCGGTCATGGGCCACAGCTACGCGGGCGCGGGCTCGACGATCGGTCCGGCGATGACGTTCGGGTACATCGCGGCGCGGGACATCGCCGGGAGCCGCTAG
- a CDS encoding class I SAM-dependent methyltransferase: MTEADFLTTTRTFYDAIAEDYAHLFREELANRPLERAVLGVFAELVEGDGPVADLGCGPGRTTARLASLGLNVFGLDLSESMLAIARRENPGLRFEQGSMLELDVPDGALAGALSFYSSIHTPVDQLPALFAEFHRVLAPGAPLLVAFQAGDEHRHHDRPFGHPVSLTFQRRRPEHIADLLTAAGFALVSRTVREPDPALDETSPQAFLIARKPR; this comes from the coding sequence ATGACCGAAGCCGACTTCCTCACCACCACCCGCACCTTCTACGACGCCATCGCCGAGGACTACGCGCACCTCTTCCGGGAGGAGCTCGCGAACAGGCCCCTGGAGCGGGCGGTGCTGGGGGTGTTCGCCGAACTCGTCGAGGGCGACGGCCCGGTGGCCGACCTGGGGTGTGGTCCCGGTCGGACGACCGCTCGCCTCGCTTCGCTGGGGCTGAACGTGTTCGGGCTCGACCTGTCGGAGTCGATGCTCGCCATCGCCCGGCGCGAGAACCCGGGGCTGCGGTTCGAGCAGGGTTCGATGCTGGAGCTGGACGTCCCGGACGGCGCGCTGGCCGGCGCCTTGTCCTTCTACTCCTCCATCCACACCCCTGTGGACCAGCTCCCGGCCCTCTTCGCCGAGTTCCACCGCGTGCTGGCGCCCGGCGCGCCCCTGCTGGTCGCCTTCCAGGCCGGCGACGAACACCGCCACCACGACCGGCCCTTCGGCCACCCGGTCTCGCTGACCTTCCAGCGCCGCCGCCCCGAACACATCGCCGACCTGCTGACGGCGGCAGGCTTCGCCCTCGTGTCCCGCACGGTCCGCGAACCGGACCCGGCGCTCGACGAGACGTCCCCGCAGGCGTTCCTGATCGCCCGCAAGCCGCGGTGA
- a CDS encoding AzlD domain-containing protein, whose protein sequence is MSATMAMILTLAVGTYAFRLAGPVLHGRVELSPRVRELLAASAIVLLVALLATGALTEDGGFAGWARPTGVLVGGVLAWRRTPFPVVVLGAAGATAVLRAMGVA, encoded by the coding sequence ATGAGCGCGACGATGGCCATGATCCTGACGCTGGCGGTCGGGACGTACGCCTTCCGGCTGGCCGGGCCGGTGCTCCACGGGCGCGTCGAGCTCTCGCCGCGGGTGCGGGAGTTGCTGGCGGCGAGCGCGATCGTGCTGCTGGTGGCCCTGCTGGCCACGGGCGCGCTGACCGAGGACGGCGGCTTCGCGGGGTGGGCCCGGCCGACCGGGGTGCTGGTGGGCGGCGTACTGGCGTGGCGGCGGACGCCGTTCCCGGTGGTGGTGCTGGGGGCGGCGGGGGCTACCGCGGTACTGCGGGCGATGGGGGTGGCATGA
- a CDS encoding AzlC family ABC transporter permease has protein sequence MRSLLRTPMMAPPMAPLIAPLVRDSALVWLASGVVGISFGAISVAGGLPLWVPVLMSLVVYAGSAQFSAVGVLLAGGGPFAAAATGLLLNTRTAAFSLAVADVIGQGRLARFLGAHLVTDETVAFALAQPDPARRRAAFWISGLGLFAVWNLGVLAGGLAGGALGDTGTYGLDAAFPAVLVALVLPALREGPAVRRSALFGAGLALTVTPAAPAGVPVLVALAGLALYGRGGGRRTA, from the coding sequence ATGCGTTCGCTACTCCGAACACCCATGATGGCACCCCCGATGGCACCCCTGATAGCACCTCTGGTGCGCGACAGTGCACTCGTCTGGCTGGCGAGCGGTGTCGTCGGCATCTCCTTCGGCGCGATCTCGGTGGCCGGTGGGCTGCCGCTGTGGGTGCCGGTGCTGATGTCGCTGGTGGTGTACGCGGGATCGGCGCAGTTCAGCGCGGTCGGTGTGCTGCTGGCCGGGGGCGGGCCGTTCGCGGCGGCGGCCACCGGGCTGCTGCTCAACACGCGCACGGCGGCCTTCAGCCTGGCCGTGGCGGACGTCATCGGCCAAGGCCGCCTCGCCCGCTTCCTCGGCGCCCACCTGGTGACCGACGAGACGGTGGCCTTCGCCCTCGCCCAGCCGGATCCGGCCCGGCGGCGGGCGGCCTTCTGGATCTCCGGGCTCGGCCTGTTCGCCGTGTGGAACCTCGGCGTCCTGGCCGGCGGGCTGGCCGGCGGCGCGTTGGGCGACACCGGCACCTACGGCCTGGACGCGGCCTTCCCCGCCGTCCTCGTCGCCCTGGTGCTGCCTGCCCTGCGCGAGGGTCCGGCCGTCCGGCGGTCCGCGCTGTTCGGTGCGGGGCTGGCACTGACGGTGACGCCGGCCGCTCCGGCGGGGGTGCCGGTGCTGGTGGCGCTGGCGGGGCTCGCCCTCTACGGACGCGGCGGCGGGAGGCGTACGGCATGA
- a CDS encoding helix-turn-helix domain-containing protein gives MSEPLTWIAASLRRERTRVGLSLSELAKRAGIAKSTLSQLEAGSGNPSVETLWALGAALGVPFSALVEPPTPAVQVIRAGEGPTVASERADYVATLLSASPPGARRDIYHLRAEPGPARESEPHIPGSVEHLIVSTGRVKAGPRGEEVDLGPGDYMSYRGDVPHSYEALAPGTTFVLVMQHV, from the coding sequence ATGAGCGAGCCCCTCACCTGGATCGCCGCCTCGCTGCGGCGCGAGCGCACCCGGGTCGGGCTGTCCCTGTCCGAGCTGGCCAAACGAGCCGGGATCGCGAAGTCCACGCTGTCGCAGTTGGAGGCGGGCAGCGGGAATCCCAGCGTGGAGACGCTGTGGGCGCTGGGGGCGGCGCTGGGGGTGCCCTTCAGTGCGCTGGTGGAGCCGCCGACTCCGGCGGTACAGGTGATCCGGGCGGGCGAGGGGCCCACGGTCGCGTCCGAGCGGGCGGACTACGTGGCCACGCTGCTCTCCGCCAGTCCGCCCGGCGCCCGGCGGGACATCTACCACCTGCGCGCGGAACCGGGCCCGGCCCGGGAGTCGGAGCCGCACATTCCGGGGTCCGTGGAGCATCTGATCGTCAGCACGGGGCGGGTGAAGGCGGGGCCGCGGGGCGAAGAGGTCGATCTGGGGCCCGGCGACTACATGTCGTATCGCGGAGATGTGCCGCACTCGTACGAGGCGCTGGCGCCGGGGACGACGTTCGTGCTGGTCATGCAGCACGTGTAG